A DNA window from Candidatus Protochlamydia naegleriophila contains the following coding sequences:
- a CDS encoding 3-oxoacyl-[acyl-carrier-protein] synthase III C-terminal domain-containing protein, translated as MSESIHHTNISSIATFIPECKTSTDELIDKFKDCLSEELQMTLNRLGVLNRYSIIKNFPDYLSGKIERQLIDSTTSMATKAILKCLEKSKQGSKDLGLLIAITNTANRPLPCMAFEIVSELGDLIPHDINIINMQNQGCAVLLKAIELASCYLVANPDKTVMIVGSESHTGYIHSIPKKPYYGLHELKKLPDANIKLQETMEVISFFLFGDGAFAMLLDNQGYQNHSGFSSIAHLTNIEAFDAELLTLNEGGILQPTIPNFPHYYMNEKVPSKGAAYSKKVLASLIQNKREISSPNDAQMFFIHTGSKKILDAICRTIAVDQNSDQTKWSYEILKEYGNLSSCSIGFMLSDYLESRKHTTSSLAGLLTGLIISFGVGFSASAGLVHL; from the coding sequence ATGAGCGAATCAATTCATCATACCAATATTTCCTCAATTGCGACATTTATACCGGAATGTAAGACATCTACGGATGAATTAATAGACAAGTTTAAAGATTGTTTGTCAGAAGAATTACAAATGACCTTAAATCGTTTAGGAGTTTTGAATCGATACTCAATCATCAAAAACTTTCCCGATTATCTATCAGGTAAAATAGAAAGGCAATTAATAGATTCAACAACCTCAATGGCAACTAAAGCAATACTAAAATGTTTAGAAAAATCTAAGCAAGGCTCCAAAGATTTGGGTCTTTTGATTGCGATTACGAATACGGCTAATCGCCCTCTACCTTGCATGGCTTTTGAAATTGTCAGTGAGTTAGGCGATTTAATTCCACACGACATCAATATTATCAATATGCAAAACCAAGGGTGTGCCGTCTTATTAAAAGCGATAGAGCTAGCTTCATGTTATTTAGTAGCAAATCCAGATAAAACAGTGATGATTGTTGGATCTGAATCCCATACGGGTTATATTCATTCCATCCCCAAAAAACCTTATTATGGATTGCATGAATTAAAAAAACTACCCGACGCTAATATCAAATTGCAAGAGACCATGGAAGTCATTTCATTTTTCTTATTTGGAGATGGTGCATTTGCCATGCTATTAGATAATCAAGGGTATCAAAATCATTCTGGATTTTCTAGCATTGCCCATTTAACTAACATCGAAGCGTTTGATGCGGAATTATTGACTTTGAACGAAGGGGGCATCTTACAACCAACCATTCCCAATTTTCCTCACTACTATATGAATGAAAAAGTTCCTTCTAAAGGAGCTGCCTATAGCAAGAAAGTTTTGGCCTCTCTGATTCAAAACAAACGGGAAATTTCTAGCCCCAATGATGCTCAGATGTTCTTCATCCATACGGGAAGTAAAAAAATATTAGACGCAATCTGTCGAACAATTGCTGTCGACCAGAATTCTGATCAAACGAAGTGGTCATATGAAATTTTAAAAGAGTATGGAAATCTTTCTTCTTGCTCAATCGGTTTTATGCTTTCTGATTACCTGGAAAGTAGAAAACATACAACTTCATCTTTAGCCGGTCTTTTAACAGGTTTAATCATCTCATTTGGAGTAGGATTTAGTGCTAGTGCAGGCCTCGTTCACCTTTAA
- a CDS encoding F-box protein: MILLNNNSVFYLVNNSQRVTKEELIDLSSLPHDMFTICFSYLQEKDLRNVKLACRSFYILAQDPNLPVYRWIFASETIHRREKAKTNPLIIYDQEKPFILSKHYVAVMRIYAQSNHLSKAKDCIIEEQKTPSKMKKLLAKTETLWAKFSFLKKKSKETEPVTQIEVEQLSPVKERFVEHLLLALDKTYFSASDNEKKSVCDKVKETCIEGFSKHLDWIEPDIIFCENFSKLLEKVGLVYEEFYADVRLRNLNVSAELMGFSRKQ; the protein is encoded by the coding sequence ATGATTTTATTAAATAATAATAGTGTTTTTTATCTAGTTAATAATTCTCAAAGGGTAACAAAAGAAGAGCTCATAGATTTATCTAGTTTACCGCATGACATGTTCACGATATGCTTTTCTTATTTACAAGAAAAAGATTTAAGAAATGTCAAATTAGCTTGTAGATCTTTCTATATTCTTGCCCAAGATCCTAATTTACCAGTTTATAGATGGATCTTTGCTTCTGAGACTATTCATCGAAGAGAGAAGGCTAAGACAAACCCTCTCATTATTTATGATCAGGAAAAGCCTTTTATTTTGTCTAAACATTATGTAGCAGTGATGAGAATATATGCTCAATCCAACCATTTATCTAAAGCGAAAGATTGCATCATAGAAGAGCAAAAAACTCCTTCAAAGATGAAGAAATTATTGGCAAAGACAGAAACATTGTGGGCTAAATTTTCTTTTTTAAAAAAGAAAAGCAAAGAAACGGAGCCAGTCACTCAAATAGAAGTAGAGCAACTATCACCGGTTAAAGAACGTTTTGTTGAGCACTTACTCTTAGCTTTAGACAAAACATATTTTTCTGCTAGTGATAATGAAAAAAAATCTGTATGTGATAAAGTCAAGGAAACATGCATAGAGGGATTTAGCAAACATCTAGATTGGATTGAACCAGATATTATCTTTTGTGAAAATTTTTCTAAATTGCTAGAGAAAGTCGGTCTTGTTTACGAGGAATTTTATGCAGATGTTCGCTTAAGAAACTTGAATGTTTCGGCGGAATTAATGGGATTTTCCAGAAAACAATGA
- a CDS encoding transposase-like zinc-binding domain-containing protein → MSSIFDEKIGKLIKICCTQCQSQTVGKNGSIHSGKQKYKCLACHKEFVEEPQNKII, encoded by the coding sequence ATTTCCAGTATTTTTGATGAAAAAATTGGAAAGCTCATTAAGATTTGCTGCACTCAATGCCAATCACAAACAGTTGGTAAAAATGGTTCAATTCATTCAGGTAAACAAAAATACAAATGCCTTGCTTGTCATAAAGAATTTGTCGAAGAGCCTCAAAATAAGATTATCTGA
- a CDS encoding DDE-type integrase/transposase/recombinase → MKDRVYFGNIFKEFLKGTHRLNEVWSLAFMSDRVPNGKKIRLLNIVDEFTRESLKMVVDTSLFGLRIARELEELIKNRGCPRQIISDNRTEFTSMAVLK, encoded by the coding sequence TTGAAAGATCGCGTTTATTTCGGAAATATCTTCAAAGAGTTTCTTAAAGGAACTCATCGATTAAATGAGGTTTGGAGCCTTGCTTTTATGTCTGATAGGGTTCCAAACGGAAAGAAAATCAGATTGCTCAATATTGTCGATGAATTTACCAGGGAAAGTTTAAAAATGGTTGTCGACACATCTCTTTTTGGATTAAGGATAGCCAGAGAATTGGAAGAATTAATTAAAAACAGAGGATGCCCTAGACAAATCATAAGTGATAATAGAACAGAATTCACAAGCATGGCTGTGTTAAAATAG
- a CDS encoding transposase, protein MVFFSAGKGGGQLIDYGYKGKGVTIHLLTDGNGNPINFEVTSAKGDERQQVDKLLDGIEGFTNRRYLLKGLIPIFEADKGYDAEELRDKLVRRKVFPFIAYRRIGKAKKAEKIVSNLAKFRWKVERAISWLQRKFRRLVVRWERRLCYWKGFLTFSFIFFWMDKLKTLSG, encoded by the coding sequence ATGGTTTTTTTTTCAGCAGGAAAAGGAGGAGGTCAGCTGATTGATTATGGTTATAAAGGAAAAGGCGTTACAATTCATCTACTGACAGATGGCAATGGCAATCCTATTAACTTTGAAGTGACATCGGCTAAAGGAGATGAAAGGCAACAGGTCGATAAGCTCTTGGATGGAATTGAAGGATTTACAAATCGAAGATATTTGCTAAAAGGATTGATTCCTATTTTTGAAGCAGATAAAGGATATGATGCTGAAGAGCTTAGAGACAAATTGGTTAGGAGAAAAGTTTTTCCTTTTATTGCTTACAGAAGAATAGGTAAAGCGAAAAAAGCTGAGAAAATCGTTTCCAACTTAGCCAAATTCAGGTGGAAAGTTGAGCGGGCTATTTCTTGGCTGCAAAGAAAATTTAGACGACTTGTGGTTCGCTGGGAAAGACGTCTTTGCTATTGGAAAGGGTTTTTAACTTTTAGCTTTATCTTCTTTTGGATGGATAAGCTTAAAACATTATCGGGATAG
- a CDS encoding DoxX family protein, translated as MSSALLLLLGLWIPFLVFPSALVICLVMVGAVCMHIKVRDPLKKFLPALIMLFFSIGICIRSLYQI; from the coding sequence ATCAGCTCAGCTCTCCTACTTCTTTTAGGATTGTGGATACCTTTCTTGGTTTTTCCTTCAGCTCTTGTTATTTGTTTGGTGATGGTAGGAGCTGTATGCATGCACATAAAAGTCAGAGACCCCTTGAAGAAGTTTTTACCTGCTTTAATAATGCTCTTTTTTAGTATCGGCATATGCATTAGATCACTTTATCAAATTTGA
- a CDS encoding cryptochrome/photolyase family protein, translating into MTDITLIFPDQLFLHHPCLASGREIYLVEEFLFYKVQPFHKQRLVLLRSAMHSYAEMLRKNQHNVIYISSKDLTYRGSLFDILGKKHIKNIYVAEFADEWLSQDLTKGAEKFGWNIYFYPSPGFICSNQDLKTFFVGKEHYSMAQFYAYQRKSQNILMKGGSPVGGKYSFDTENRKRMPKGLPVPPTFLPPKNPDTKKIIAEVEREFTDAIGEAAPFLYPTTHEEAHKALQVFLNHKFALFGDYQDAIKQENSFLFHSVLSPILNIGLLTPDEVIKAAINHAEKHSVPINCLEGFLRQIIGWREFVRASYLLKGSFQRSFNFFYHQDTIPKSFWEGSVGILPIDTIIKRILRTGYCNHIERLMVLGNFLLLTDTAPQEIYKWFMGYFVDAYDWVMVPNVYGMSQYADGGIIVTKPYISSSNYILKMSNYPKGEWTEIWDGLFWRFLQKHPSLFSSNNRTLNLMHVLKKNESSIIKKVRKAELWLTAYKSEKSY; encoded by the coding sequence ATGACGGATATTACGCTCATATTTCCAGACCAATTATTCTTACACCATCCTTGCTTAGCTTCTGGACGCGAAATTTACCTTGTAGAAGAGTTTCTCTTTTATAAAGTTCAGCCATTTCACAAACAAAGACTGGTTCTCCTAAGGTCTGCGATGCACAGCTATGCCGAAATGCTCCGAAAGAACCAACATAATGTGATTTATATCTCTTCAAAAGACCTCACATACCGGGGAAGTTTATTCGATATTCTTGGTAAAAAGCATATTAAAAATATTTACGTTGCTGAATTTGCGGATGAATGGCTATCCCAAGATTTAACAAAAGGTGCTGAAAAATTTGGATGGAACATTTATTTCTATCCTTCACCAGGTTTTATCTGTTCCAATCAAGACTTAAAGACTTTTTTTGTGGGAAAAGAGCATTATTCTATGGCACAGTTTTATGCTTATCAACGAAAAAGTCAGAATATCTTAATGAAAGGCGGAAGTCCTGTTGGAGGCAAATATAGCTTCGATACCGAAAATAGAAAAAGAATGCCCAAAGGTCTTCCTGTGCCCCCTACTTTTCTTCCGCCTAAAAACCCAGATACCAAAAAAATAATCGCTGAAGTGGAAAGAGAATTTACTGATGCGATTGGCGAAGCAGCTCCTTTTTTATATCCAACAACGCATGAAGAAGCTCATAAAGCACTTCAGGTATTTTTAAACCATAAATTTGCTTTATTTGGTGACTATCAGGATGCTATAAAACAGGAAAATTCTTTTCTTTTTCATAGCGTGTTGTCTCCAATATTGAATATTGGACTTTTGACCCCCGACGAAGTCATCAAAGCAGCCATTAATCACGCTGAAAAACATTCTGTCCCAATAAATTGCCTTGAAGGATTTTTGCGGCAAATCATAGGTTGGAGGGAATTTGTAAGGGCATCATATTTACTAAAAGGATCTTTTCAACGTTCATTTAATTTTTTTTATCATCAGGACACCATTCCTAAGAGCTTTTGGGAAGGTTCTGTAGGCATTTTACCTATCGATACGATTATTAAGAGAATTTTAAGAACTGGATATTGCAATCATATTGAGCGTTTGATGGTGTTAGGAAATTTTTTATTGCTGACAGACACTGCACCTCAAGAAATTTATAAATGGTTTATGGGATATTTTGTAGATGCATATGATTGGGTAATGGTACCAAACGTTTACGGAATGAGTCAGTATGCTGATGGAGGCATTATTGTTACTAAACCCTATATTTCATCCTCGAATTATATTTTAAAGATGAGCAATTACCCAAAGGGAGAGTGGACAGAAATATGGGATGGTCTTTTTTGGCGTTTCCTTCAAAAACATCCCTCCCTATTTTCTTCTAATAACCGCACATTAAATTTAATGCACGTTCTAAAGAAAAACGAAAGTAGTATTATCAAAAAGGTTCGAAAAGCGGAATTGTGGCTTACGGCTTATAAATCAGAAAAATCTTATTGA
- a CDS encoding TspO/MBR family protein, whose amino-acid sequence MKQKQFWISFVVFIFLCLTVQIVGGFWTKETVSTWYPKLAKPSWTPPDWIFGPVWSALYIMIAVSGWLIYRAEYSYKRTIALMFYGSQLAMNFIWSFLFFSLRSPFLGLIDILLLCLLISLTIFKAWPVRPLASLLLIPYLIWVIYATSLNAGIWLLNDTSRVGLVGS is encoded by the coding sequence ATGAAACAAAAACAGTTTTGGATTTCGTTCGTTGTTTTTATCTTTCTTTGCTTGACTGTGCAGATTGTTGGAGGTTTTTGGACAAAAGAAACCGTTTCGACATGGTATCCCAAACTAGCCAAGCCTTCATGGACGCCACCCGATTGGATATTTGGCCCAGTCTGGTCCGCTCTCTACATTATGATAGCAGTTTCTGGTTGGTTAATTTACCGCGCTGAATATTCGTATAAGCGAACTATTGCTTTGATGTTTTATGGTAGTCAGCTTGCTATGAATTTTATCTGGTCATTTCTCTTTTTTTCCTTACGCAGTCCCTTTTTAGGATTGATCGATATCCTTCTTCTTTGCTTGTTAATCAGCTTAACGATCTTTAAGGCTTGGCCGGTGCGTCCTTTGGCAAGTCTCCTACTGATTCCCTATTTAATTTGGGTTATATATGCAACATCGCTTAATGCTGGAATCTGGCTACTGAACGATACTTCAAGAGTTGGATTAGTGGGATCATAG
- a CDS encoding DUF2878 domain-containing protein — protein sequence MNLSLLNSLCYTAVWFWCVFFGIHGQSIVATIGAVFLILFQLYFTKIKGIALYIQYVLLVIFCVPLGILLEVFFIQTNLIHYANTTKMLPPIWIVLLYPLLAFVQSLIKNNQKNYLTSFLFGFLGAPLSYIAGISLGGLTFPYPLLQTWIMIRICWGLFLCLLSKIANIVEKATAETLEDYDSKTNLKLIYDGECPICKREICILQKMEKYLRAR from the coding sequence ATGAATCTATCATTACTTAATAGCCTTTGCTACACAGCGGTTTGGTTTTGGTGTGTCTTTTTTGGCATTCATGGTCAATCCATCGTAGCTACAATCGGGGCTGTTTTTTTAATTTTATTTCAACTTTATTTCACTAAGATTAAAGGTATCGCTTTATACATTCAATATGTGCTTTTAGTCATTTTTTGTGTTCCTTTAGGGATTCTGTTGGAAGTATTTTTTATTCAAACAAACCTTATCCATTATGCCAATACAACCAAAATGCTTCCTCCAATTTGGATTGTTTTGCTTTACCCTCTTCTCGCTTTTGTTCAATCACTCATTAAAAATAATCAAAAAAATTACCTAACATCTTTTCTATTTGGGTTTCTAGGCGCTCCACTGAGTTATATTGCGGGTATTTCGTTAGGAGGATTAACTTTTCCATACCCACTTCTCCAAACTTGGATCATGATTAGAATCTGCTGGGGTCTATTCCTTTGTCTTCTTAGTAAAATTGCAAATATCGTTGAAAAAGCCACAGCAGAAACTTTAGAAGACTACGATTCAAAAACTAATTTAAAGTTAATATATGATGGTGAATGCCCAATCTGTAAACGAGAAATTTGCATTCTTCAAAAAATGGAAAAATACCTGAGGGCCAGATGA
- a CDS encoding SDR family NAD(P)-dependent oxidoreductase: MVDLSGHHRVVTGASSGIGLAVLKSLLQQKIYVQLIGRNLEKLENSFKCDCSVTFAEYDCLDIADLNKV; encoded by the coding sequence ATGGTCGATTTATCGGGACATCATCGAGTCGTGACAGGAGCAAGCAGTGGGATTGGTTTAGCTGTCCTAAAATCGCTTCTTCAACAAAAAATATATGTCCAGTTAATAGGTCGGAATCTGGAAAAATTAGAAAATAGCTTTAAATGTGACTGTTCTGTTACCTTTGCAGAATATGATTGCCTCGATATAGCCGATTTAAACAAGGTTTAA
- a CDS encoding sulfite exporter TauE/SafE family protein, which produces MGVLAWIVYALIGVAAGFLGGLLGIGGGIVVVPALIWTFSLQDYQNSHLMQIAIGTSLGAMVLTSASSAWAHYLQKGIYWHLFRVLFPGSLVGAVLGALLADYLPSDHLKLIFGMCECMIGMHFLMPGKLKSGTQVQSFHPLLFFCFGVAIGALSTLLGIGGGIITVPILTLFQVPIRHAIATSAALGFFNAVIGAASFLYLGLDAEVFPGAIGYLYLPAFIIIGISASLLAPYGVKKAYLWPADVLRRIFGAVLILLGLSVIFPFY; this is translated from the coding sequence ATGGGTGTTCTGGCTTGGATTGTGTATGCCTTGATTGGCGTGGCGGCAGGATTTTTAGGGGGATTATTGGGAATTGGGGGTGGAATCGTTGTTGTTCCAGCACTCATTTGGACTTTTAGTCTTCAAGACTATCAAAATTCCCATCTCATGCAGATTGCGATAGGAACCTCTTTGGGAGCAATGGTGCTGACATCGGCTTCTTCTGCATGGGCGCATTATCTGCAAAAGGGAATCTATTGGCATCTTTTTCGGGTGCTTTTTCCCGGATCACTAGTGGGTGCTGTTTTAGGGGCTCTTCTGGCAGACTATTTGCCTAGCGACCATTTAAAGCTAATTTTTGGCATGTGCGAATGTATGATTGGGATGCACTTCTTGATGCCGGGCAAGCTCAAGTCAGGCACTCAGGTGCAATCATTTCATCCACTACTTTTTTTTTGCTTTGGCGTCGCGATAGGAGCCCTATCGACACTGCTTGGAATTGGCGGAGGGATTATCACGGTTCCTATTTTAACACTTTTTCAGGTTCCCATTAGACATGCAATTGCAACTTCGGCAGCCCTCGGCTTTTTTAATGCGGTGATAGGGGCGGCTTCTTTTCTTTATTTGGGATTAGATGCTGAAGTGTTTCCTGGAGCGATAGGCTACCTCTATTTGCCGGCTTTTATAATCATTGGAATATCAGCTTCCCTACTAGCACCATATGGAGTAAAAAAAGCCTATCTATGGCCAGCTGATGTCCTGAGGAGAATTTTCGGCGCAGTCCTAATCTTGCTGGGCCTTTCAGTCATCTTTCCTTTTTATTGA
- a CDS encoding PEGA domain-containing protein produces MGYIKFIQKVVLILLMGLNCVSCATVINGTTQRIPVSSDPIGACVYVDGNPVGCTPTQVELKRKYDHLITLSKDGYEDETIRVEPVLSAAVAGNILAGGFIGWGVDAINGSQYRLIPETVHVKMRPGSVPYCRSASVRAPYMQ; encoded by the coding sequence ATGGGCTATATAAAGTTTATACAGAAAGTGGTTCTCATCTTATTAATGGGATTAAATTGTGTGAGCTGCGCGACAGTGATTAATGGAACAACCCAAAGGATTCCGGTTTCGAGCGATCCTATTGGAGCGTGTGTGTATGTTGATGGTAATCCTGTTGGATGTACACCGACTCAGGTTGAGTTAAAGCGCAAGTATGACCATTTAATCACATTATCGAAAGATGGGTATGAAGACGAAACCATTCGCGTTGAGCCTGTTTTGAGTGCTGCTGTGGCGGGTAACATTTTAGCGGGTGGTTTTATTGGCTGGGGTGTTGATGCGATTAATGGATCACAATATCGCTTAATTCCTGAAACTGTTCATGTCAAGATGCGTCCAGGCTCAGTTCCTTACTGCCGGTCCGCTTCTGTGCGGGCGCCTTACATGCAGTAA
- a CDS encoding TIGR03067 domain-containing protein, which yields MDGLKGQWKVIGCQLNGVWLPVPIFQHFIYAFPDEKHFTLSWGDLTFPNYVGGFPKSDKGTLSINTAVEPHAIDLTPSSGPFAGKTFEGIFHLDHDILKANFAFPGHERPHAFKSLEGHVYEIWQRI from the coding sequence ATGGATGGTTTAAAAGGGCAGTGGAAAGTGATTGGATGCCAATTAAATGGAGTGTGGCTCCCAGTTCCTATCTTCCAGCATTTCATTTATGCTTTTCCTGACGAAAAACACTTCACTCTCAGCTGGGGAGATTTGACCTTTCCAAACTACGTCGGCGGATTTCCCAAAAGCGATAAAGGAACTCTTTCGATTAATACGGCGGTCGAGCCCCATGCAATAGATTTAACTCCATCTTCTGGCCCCTTTGCCGGCAAAACATTTGAAGGGATTTTTCATCTCGATCACGATATTTTGAAAGCTAATTTTGCCTTTCCTGGGCACGAGAGGCCGCATGCATTTAAAAGCCTTGAAGGGCATGTGTACGAAATTTGGCAGAGAATCTAG
- a CDS encoding DUF302 domain-containing protein, which translates to MAQSTSLQLIVRQSPHSVPMAVERLENGILARGMKMFAKIDHAREAQDADMSLNAEIVLIFGDPKVGTFLMQENPLIGLELPLRLLVWQNENNTNIAYVDPISLGSAYEIYSQAASLKKISGALAALVEEAIK; encoded by the coding sequence ATGGCCCAATCCACTTCTTTGCAGCTAATCGTTCGCCAAAGTCCCCATTCTGTGCCGATGGCGGTCGAACGATTAGAAAATGGTATTCTTGCCAGAGGAATGAAAATGTTTGCCAAAATTGACCACGCTCGCGAAGCGCAAGATGCTGATATGTCCTTAAATGCAGAAATTGTTCTCATTTTTGGAGATCCAAAAGTGGGAACTTTTCTCATGCAAGAAAATCCGCTTATTGGGCTTGAGCTCCCTCTACGCTTACTAGTTTGGCAAAATGAAAATAACACTAACATTGCGTATGTAGACCCGATTTCTCTTGGATCTGCCTACGAGATTTACTCTCAGGCTGCGAGTTTAAAAAAAATCAGCGGGGCGTTAGCGGCGCTGGTTGAAGAGGCGATTAAATAA
- a CDS encoding class I SAM-dependent methyltransferase translates to MHEISVVLPAIADGEDKSSPFVNRIRKNYRHVRKWAKRTHTDCFRIYDKEIPQYPLAIDFYAGRFCVHYFSRSIDDPEPPKEIVDETVQALKTIFAIDEELVFWRTRSKRKETRQYEKMGGAKEFFTVLEFGVKFKVNLVDYLDTGLFLDHRETRKIVASASAGKRVLNLFAYTCSFSVHAAAAGAAFTKSVDMSNTYTAWGRDNFDLNGFPLQDNPIIRADCLKFLDEEVRSRVKYDIIVIDPPTISRSKKMDQLFDIQVDYTTLISKALKLLVKGGMIIFSTNSRKFVFDSLLFPTCSIVDISHKTLPIDFHDPKIHRCWKITLNE, encoded by the coding sequence ATGCATGAAATATCTGTAGTACTTCCAGCTATTGCCGATGGCGAGGATAAGAGTTCTCCTTTCGTCAATCGGATCAGAAAAAATTATCGGCATGTCAGAAAATGGGCAAAGAGAACCCATACCGATTGCTTTCGCATTTACGACAAAGAAATTCCGCAGTATCCGTTGGCGATTGATTTTTATGCAGGGCGCTTCTGCGTGCATTATTTTTCCCGTTCAATCGACGATCCAGAGCCACCCAAAGAGATTGTGGATGAAACAGTTCAGGCACTAAAAACCATTTTCGCGATAGACGAAGAGCTGGTCTTTTGGCGTACCCGTTCTAAGCGAAAAGAAACCCGCCAATATGAGAAGATGGGAGGGGCGAAAGAGTTTTTTACGGTTCTGGAGTTTGGCGTTAAATTCAAAGTTAATTTGGTAGACTATTTGGATACGGGTTTATTTTTGGATCATCGCGAAACGAGAAAAATTGTGGCGTCAGCCTCTGCAGGTAAACGGGTACTCAATTTATTCGCTTATACCTGTTCCTTTAGCGTGCACGCCGCAGCTGCAGGGGCAGCATTTACCAAAAGTGTCGATATGTCCAATACCTATACTGCGTGGGGACGCGATAACTTCGACTTAAATGGATTTCCCTTGCAGGATAATCCGATCATTCGTGCCGATTGCCTTAAGTTTCTCGATGAAGAAGTAAGAAGCCGGGTAAAATACGACATCATCGTGATCGACCCGCCAACGATCTCTCGCTCTAAAAAAATGGATCAGTTATTTGACATTCAAGTCGATTATACGACATTGATTTCAAAAGCTTTGAAGTTGCTTGTAAAGGGGGGGATGATCATCTTTAGTACAAATTCACGCAAATTTGTGTTTGATTCCCTGCTCTTTCCAACCTGTTCAATCGTAGATATTTCCCATAAAACGCTGCCGATTGATTTTCATGACCCCAAGATCCATCGTTGTTGGAAAATCACTCTAAATGAGTGA
- a CDS encoding alpha/beta hydrolase, whose translation MNPVQAVGRMLIPNQRRHVDPEVANLLDQEALRVVAVYEGQKLDVTTPMGHALEAFHFAGKHPHTQTKVDPTTQTVVLFGGQGCYQHYLSYYIDMYTRRGINVVTFNYTGVGRSDGETNPREVVDGGVAIVDHLERHFNVPLDKIALHGFSLGGGISAQVALIKEGVHIVNDRSYAKLSIAAHQQIRSVLPAAGIARRIINSLAVVENMSHLAFKLTGWELDTESAWSRIRGRKCVICHTHDPVIVYDASLYKAIHGINQETTFMLLEDQTADPHSRPLKNHEIDAVIQAIGFRNLLAQRIQDPVTLPSPINLHRKVTWLERAKGAFDLFQQKVWAAFSYTMVFLRSVWHRPTI comes from the coding sequence ATGAATCCAGTTCAGGCTGTGGGGCGGATGCTTATTCCTAACCAGAGAAGGCATGTTGATCCGGAAGTAGCAAATCTATTGGACCAAGAGGCTTTAAGAGTTGTTGCTGTTTATGAGGGGCAAAAGTTAGATGTTACAACGCCGATGGGACATGCGCTTGAAGCTTTTCATTTCGCAGGCAAGCATCCCCATACTCAGACTAAAGTTGATCCAACGACGCAAACAGTTGTGCTATTTGGGGGACAGGGATGCTACCAGCATTATCTTTCCTATTACATAGACATGTATACGAGGCGTGGAATTAACGTCGTCACCTTTAATTATACAGGAGTTGGGCGAAGCGATGGTGAAACAAATCCAAGAGAAGTTGTGGATGGCGGTGTTGCAATAGTCGATCATTTAGAACGCCATTTTAACGTACCCTTGGATAAGATTGCTTTGCATGGCTTCTCTTTGGGCGGGGGAATTTCCGCGCAGGTTGCTCTGATCAAAGAAGGAGTTCATATTGTTAATGACCGCTCTTATGCAAAATTATCGATCGCCGCTCATCAACAGATCAGGTCGGTATTGCCGGCAGCTGGAATTGCAAGACGCATTATCAACTCGTTGGCTGTTGTTGAAAACATGTCCCATCTCGCTTTTAAATTAACGGGGTGGGAGCTCGATACAGAAAGCGCCTGGTCTAGAATTAGGGGTAGGAAGTGTGTGATCTGTCATACGCACGATCCTGTTATTGTTTATGATGCGAGCCTTTACAAAGCGATTCATGGCATAAATCAAGAAACGACCTTTATGCTTTTAGAAGATCAAACGGCAGATCCCCATTCTCGTCCTTTGAAAAATCATGAAATAGATGCGGTTATTCAAGCCATTGGATTTCGCAATCTTTTGGCGCAGCGCATCCAAGATCCAGTCACCTTGCCGTCTCCCATTAATCTGCACCGAAAAGTGACTTGGTTAGAGCGTGCTAAAGGCGCGTTTGATCTTTTCCAGCAAAAAGTCTGGGCAGCTTTTAGTTATACTATGGTATTTCTCCGTTCGGTTTGGCACAGACCAACCATCTAA